The genomic DNA CGTAGACTATGGCTCCTGCATCCTTGAAACCTTGCGCAATTTGTCTCCCAATTCCGCGGGTAGCACCCGTTACTAAAACCGTTCTTCCACTTATATCGAATATGTTTCTCAAAATTTTGCTCCGCCTGTTTCTTTGTTTGGTTCCGAATAATTCACTTTTGGCCTTCCGTCTCCCTCTACAGGACTGCAAGGATGTTCAGATCTTCTATAGTCGGCTTTACGGCCTGCCGCAATATCATACCGTTCGAATAATTTTTTCGAATCAAGTCGCATATTATTTCCGTAATCTGTTCGAGTATCCCGATCTAATTCCCGCTTTTTGGGAAGCGGTTCTAAAGGATCAATGGGTTCCTTTGAGGGTTTTGCATATTCTCGAATCTTATATTCGTCTTTTAAAACGCCTCGATCGATATAATGGCTATAACCTTCGTATTCCTCGTGAAAAGGATCGCAGTCCGATAGATCCGGAACGACCTTCACTTTTCCGCAAAATAAATCCAACCAATTACATGTTTTTTCAAAGGTAATATTTCTAAAATTCTGCAGATTCATCCCACGACAACCGGGTAATATCACAGAGAGAAAAAACATTAATAATATATTAATTATATTTCTATGAATTTTCATCTTAACGGCATTCCGATATTTAAAGCGGACGAAGAAAATTCATTTCTTACCCGCTTCCGTTCCGGACGTCGCTTTTGCACCAGGCGCGTCGCCCTGTTTTGTTTCCGAAGGCAGAGATCCTTTTCTCTGCTGATAAATTTTCCGAATGGCATCTTTTTCTTTCCTGCGATGAACTTCCTCGGATTCGGTCAGCACTTCGAGACAATCGTCCCAATATTTTACTTCGTCAGAACTAAGATAATCCGTCTCTAGAACTCGATTTTTGGAAAGTTTTGCTTCGGACTCCAATTTTCCTTCCTTCGATTTTTCCAGAAGAATCTTCGCTTTATAAAGTTGGAGCAGGCCCTGCTTAGCAAAATAAAGACCTTGTCCCTGATTACCGGAATCCCGCTCGCCTTTCCCCGCAAGCCAAGTGTCTCGAAAAATTTGAAGATGCTTCTCCATGACTGGAACATACTGCCGCCCTTCCGCATCCTTGTTTATTTTTAAGTCCACGATTTTCGGCTGCAGTTCCTTTTCTAGTGCATCCGATTTTGCCAAAACGTCTTTAGATTGAGCTTCCGCTATCTGATCTAATTTACCTTTCAGCGCTTGGAATGACGTAGAAGCCGATTCCCATTCCCCTCTTTGAAAGGTCGATTCGGCTTTAGAGTATTCCGATATGAGCGCGTCCCATTCGTTTTTTCTTCCGAAATTCAATAAAGTAGTACGCAGGTAACGAAGCACTATCCAAGATCTTTTCCTAATTGAATAGGCTCGCGATTTCGGATCTATATTCGGATTATTAACAGATGGAGTAGCCGAATCGGAAGAGTGTTTATTGTTTTCATCTTTCGAATTCGCAGCCGTTACCGTTTGAGCGTTTGACTTCGACGGGAATCCCAAGGTTAACAGTAGAATAAATCCGATCGAAAATGATTTTAGAGATATTCGAAGGAAGCGTTTCATCATTGCAATCCGTTCGTCCAGTGATATCGGGAAAAGGAGTGCCTGGCAAGGCTTTTCTTGAAACATGGATGAATGCTGATCTTACGTTCCCGATCACCCAGAAGGCGCGAAGTTTTCGATGCTCTCGGACTCTTATATTCCGTCGATGCATACGACATCGACGAATCCTCGTTTGAAAGGGAAGACTCTCTCGAATACCTAAAGAGAATTACGATCGCCAAACTAGGTCCAGGTCTCCGAAATACTTTGGATGTCCAAGTATCGGCCGATACGATCGTCGTTCGCGACGGCGCAATTCTTCAAAAACCTTCTGACGAAGCAGATGCAATTTCAATGCTGTCCAGTTTAGTAGATCGTAAACATCAAGTTTTTTCAGGTATGGCGATCCGAAATCGAGACCGGGAGATTTTTGATTATGACGTCTCCGAAGTTTTCTTTTTGCCCTGGAATCAGGATGAGATTCTAGACTACGTTCGAAGGAATAAACCTTACGATAAGGCGGGGGCGTACGGCATTCAAGATCCGGGCAGCCCGGTTCGATCCTTTACCGGATCTTATACAAATATTTTAGGTTTCCCAATTCGAAAGTTTTTCCAATATCATTCGATTTGGGCTGATTTTTTAGGAAAGAAAGGATAGTCGTGAGAGAAAATAGTTGGAGTTAGACGTAGAAATCGACTAAACGGCCTTTCGCAGAACTAGATTCTTCCGTTTTGCTAGCTCCCTCGGGCCCATAAAATTTTAGATTCTGACCTAAGTTTGAAAAATCCTTCTGCTTAATAGGATCTACGGGTGGAACAATCGTCCGATTTAAAATCGGCTTCACATATGTAAGAACTTCTTCCGGATAGGAAATCCTCTGTATTCCGTCGCTGATTTTCATACTTCTTCTGAAAGGAAAAGAATAGCCTCTTCATATACTATATCGGCGCTAAAGTGTCCGGGCTTTAGACGGATTTCCGTGATCATGCGCTTGACTCGCCCGAATTTGCCTGCAAAATGCTTCTGTGGCGTCCAGCACTCGCGAATCTTTTAGCCCCTCTTACGAAAATCTCTTAGATTTCCTTCACAAAGCAAAGGGTGGAATCGAAAAGCTACCTCAAGTACTCTTCGTCGTTTCCGAGGATTCGTACGAATTCGGATTAGTTAGCGATCTTTACAGGGAGGCATTTCGGAAATCAGGGGATGCCTTCGAAGTAGTGGTTTTCGTGTCCGAGCCGGGAGACCTGGAAGCGTTTCAAAACGAAGCTATGAATTTGGATATGTTCGCGGCCCGTAAATTGTTCGTGATTAAATCCGGAACCGATTTTTTTAAACCTCTATTAGGAAAAGGTAAATCGAAGCTCGGAGTCAAAACTCAGTTTTCTTCTTTACCCGAATCGGTAAAAGTACTAGTTCATTATGATCATTGGGACATCTCAAAAGAATTGATTTCGTTATTCGGGCAGGAAGCGAAGTATTTCAAATCCGGAAAAATCTATCCTGATAAACGAAGAGATGCTGTTCTTAGAGCTTGTAAAGAAGCCGACGTAAGGCTCGACGATCAAGCGGAAGAAGAATTTATCCTGAGAGTAAATCCAAGCGCCGGCTCTTATTTAAAAAACTTGGAAAAGCTGCGACTTTATTTAGGAAAGAAATCCTTTAAACTCGAAGATCTAAAGGAAGTATTATTTCAATCCTCAGAGTTTAGTGCGCCTGAAATTCTCGATTTCTTTTTTGAACGGGACTCTTTGCGATTTGCAAAGGAGTTTTCGAAATTTAAAATCGGGAAGGATTCGCTTTTACTATTCCTTTCGTTATTAAAAGACCACACGGATAGACTCCGAAAGTTTAAAGTGATTTCGCGCCATTATGAAAACGTTCTCTCCGAAAAGGAGCAATCTGATTTGCTAGAAATGCAAAATTATTCGCCAGGCAGAAAGAGCCATATGCTTCGAAGACTGCGCAAAGAGAATTCCGCTTTCTCCGATAAAGACATACTCGAACTCTACGAATTTATCACCGAGATCAATCGGAAGATAAAAACCGGCGCCGAAAAGGAAGACACGGTGTATTATTTTCTTAGGAGGGTGGAGAATTTTTTTCGTCGTCAGGATCGTACAGTTCAAATTCGGTAATCTTTCTGTAGATTGTTCGCTCCGAAATCCCCAGTATTCTCGCTGCTTTCTCTCTATTTCCGTTTACGAGTCGTAAATTCTTTCTGATAATCTCTCTTTCGTAATCCCTTAACGGAATTCCGGTGCGAACTTCCAATCCGTTTTCGTTTCTATACTGTGTCTCGAATAACTCCGGAGGAAGATGTTTGAGGTCCAGAGTTTTAGTATTATGCATAGAAACCATCCCTTCCAAGAGATTGCGAAGCTGATGCAAATTTCCCGGATAATCGTATTCGAGGAGGAAGTTTCCAAGCTTTTCAGAAATTTTAATACTCTTACGATTGTATCTTCTACCGACTTCTTCTAAAAAGAAACGAACTAGCGGCGGAATATCCTCCTTACGATCGCGCAAACAAGGTAGTTGCACTTGTAAAGTCTGGATTTCCAGCAAAAGAGATTCCTGCAAAATTCCTTGACGAACTTTTTCATTGAGTGAGGGAGTTTCTGCTAGAATGTACCTATTTCTTCCTTTTTCGGACCGGATTTTTTGCAGAAGTCGAACTTGATTATTATTTCCTAATTTTGAAAAACCTTCGATCAAAATAAGATTTCGATCCTTTCCTTCAAGATTGGAGAAAATTTCGGTCGCCTCCTGTTCCGATTCCACTAATCCAAAATCAACCGACAGAAAACCGGGAAATTGCGATTTTGAAAGAGAATGAAATAGTCTTCCTATATAACTTTTCCCCGTACCTGCTTCTCCCAAAACGAGCACAGGCAGTTCGGAAGCCGAGGTTTGTCGGATTCTATCTAGAAGTTTCTTTGTTACTGGCGACAGGGCAACGAATTCAAAATCTTCCATTGGCTGTATCAGGGACGGGAGAGTTCCAAGATTTCCCCCCGCACCAAACAATCGAATTTTGATTTCTCCGTATTCTGAAAATAATTTCTTACAGTCGAAGGATCACAATCCAATGTCTTTGGTGGGGAATAGGGATACGCCTCTACCGATTCCGGTAGTACTTCGACCCCTTCCGATGAGAATGCGGAAGAAAGAAAGGTAACTTTCCATACTCCTTTTTTACCTTCAGACAGTTCGAAAAAAGTGGGAAATTGCATCCAAAAAGCCTTACCTTTCGTTTTTATTAGCGCTTTTTTACCCGAATTGGCAACTTGATCCTTAGCGGAATTTGAGACCGATTTAGCGAATAGCAGCGAAAAATTACTGCGAACCGGCTCTGATGAGATAACTTTTTCATTTCGAATTTTTTCATAAATCTCGGAAAGAGCCCAGGGATTTAAAAACTCACCGGCCAAATAAGAACCGCTCATCTCAACTTTTTCCAAAACAGATTCATCGATTTCAGCGCTCGGATCTAAAACCTGCTGTGTTGTGAACAATCTTCCGCCTTGAAAGACCAGAGTTTTGGAGTCTCTTGGTGTTACGATTCGTTGGAAATACGTAACCTCTCTGAACTCGGCACCCCGACTTGTCGCGTCCTTATGCACCCTTCTTGACTCCGGTCCGGAATATGCGGAATAAAGAATAGTCACTTTAGACCCGATTTGTTTAAGAGCCTCGATCGCTGCGGGGTAACTACTGTCGTTTTTTCCTTCTTTTGCATTGGTCAGTATGATTACGGATAAATCCGGTTTGGTTCCCATTTTATCTTCAGAAACCAGAATTCTGCGCAATCGAACTAAGGAATTACCCAGATCCGTCGTCATGGATTTGCCCGTAGGCTTCCAATCCTTCCATTGGTTTCTTAATTCCGTTCGAGAAGATTCCGGAAAAACCTTAGAGAAACCTCCTTCTCCGAAAACTGCTAAGCGAAATCGGGTTTCGGGTCGCCAAGAAAATGCATCGATCTGAGACATAAATTCCTTTCGTTCCGGTGCAAAGGAAAACGAACCATCCACTAGAAATATCTGTATCTTAGGCGTATTAATCTTCTTGTTAATAAGCTCTTTAATCCGCTTTTTAGGAACGAATGGGAAGGATTCCTGGGTTAACTTCTCGTATATTTCAAACAAATCTCGCTTACCGACCGAAGAAAATTCTTCCCATCGAGATAAGTTACAATCAAAGACAAATCGATCGATTCTGATCTTGGTTTGGATCTCGACGTTGTCTCGCACGACATAGTCTGTCTTAAATCGCAAGCACGCTTCGCGAAATTGATCTTTTGATAGCTGCGCTCGCAGATATTCTACGGCATCCGGATCTTTTTGATCTCGAAATGTATCTCTAATCTTTACCAAATAGGCTTTACTTGCATAGAATTGGCCTAATCTAGACAACTCGAATGGCTTTTCGCCCGTTCCCTCTATTGATTGAGGCGCAATTCCTTCCCAATGCCCAGGAAGAAATGCAATCGTCGTCGCTATTGCGTCGCTAACCGGAAGTATTAGCAGAGTAGCGCAAATTATGCAGAAATTTTTTGACAATTGTGCGCTGCGAAGAAATTTTTTATTCCTTAGTTCACTAGAAAAAATAATTTTAAAACATTTCATTAAAAATGGTTGCGGAATCCGTTTAATGGATATATTCCTCAAAACCATCTGATCAAGGAGAAAATGATGATCAAGAAACTAATCGCTATTTCACTAGCGGCTGTACTCTTCTCCTATTGCGGGCCTAACACTGCGCAAAAGGATGCTACCTCTGTTGGTGACGGCGGATGGTCTTTCGAAGGTTGGGGCGGACCCCCTGAGCAAAGAAACGACGGGAAAACTCCAAAGGACACCAATCCAAAAGATTATTACTACATGAAGTTTTCTTCTCGCGCATCCGCTAAGGCTGTTGCTAAGAAGAGCCCGGCAATGATGCAATCCACTTGTCGTGAAGCTTCTCGCCTTCAAGGCGCTTCCGATGTAGTTAAGAAAATGGTTGGTGAGACCGTTGAATCTGCTTCCGGAGTATCTGACGGTGAAGCTACTGCGAACGTAATCGTTTCGCAATCAGCTGGTATCGTTAAAGGTGTAGGGGTTTACGAGTGTAAAGCTACTGGCGCTGGTTCCGATCCGAAAGACGTTTCTAAAGACAACTGGGAAGAATGTCAGTGTGTTATCTACGCTAAGTTCCCAGGCGGCCGCGACGCTCTCGTTGCGAAAGCTCAAGAAGTTGGTAAATAAACACTATCTTCTTTAGGTTTTTAACTTACCTATAAAGGAAAGCCTCACCGTAAAAAGTGAGGCTTTTTTTATACTAAGAGATAGAAACTAAGGCGCTTGATTATTGTTCATTCAATGTTAATCCGTATTCGGTAGCTATCGCATTCGCATCTTCCAGGAATTGATCTCCTTTTTCCGCCACCGACTTAAGCAACTTCATTGCAGACGATTTCAACTCTTCCTGCTTTGCAGTTTCCGAGGTTTTTGCCGACTCGATTAACTTTGCACTAGCGCTTCTCAAATTACGTAAACTGTCTCCTAATAAAGGGTCTTTGGAAATATTAGGTGAAGCAGGTTGAATCCAGACGTCGTGAATATCCGTCAGCTTCCCGCCTTTTACGATGGATCCGTAGCAGCGCACCTTAGCGAAATCTCCGCTGGCTTCAACTTCCAAACAATACATACCGCGCTGTAATTTGCCCTTTGAAGGAGAAGTCAGAGAATTTTTCGCAAATGTCTGATCTCCTTCCGAAACTACGAAAAGAATTGCATCGAAGAAATTTTTCGCAGGAGCAAATCCTTCCTTATTATCAACCGTCTTTAATTTTAAATATTCTGTGACGATCTTATTGCCTTTCTTATCCGTTTCCTCATGGGTTACGATTTCAATTCCCGAAACTTCTTCCATTCCGTAAACGAGCGATGTCTGATCCGCCTTGCTTGTACTGCCCGGATTCTTATAAATCCATTGATCCCAGCCGGAATATTTAGTACCAACAATTTGGTTTTGTTGAGAAGGTATTTCTTTTTTACAAGCGGCGAGAGTAAGAATGCTAAAAACGGCAAGAGCACCCAGAATATTACTCGTTATTTTCATTTGGTCTCATACTCCTTTATCGAAGTCATAATGAAGTCTGAGCAAAAATCCCTGTCAACCTCATTCCTGGGGCGGCTATGTTCGATAAAATGAAATCGTATCGATCGATTTTTACGTAATTAGAATATAAGGTGCGAACTAGTAATAGATTCGAAGTGTTCGGAAGAAAATTAAGCGACGGAAGTCTTTATGAAAGAAGATTCCAATGTTAAAAGTAAACTTTGTATTCTCTCAAAATTTTCTTCCTTCAACAATTCAACTCGGACGGGATGAAAATGTTCCTTTCCTTGAAAATATCGAACGAGATGTTTTCTAAACAAAATTACGCCGAACTTTTCTCCGAACGTTTCTATCATCAGTCTCAAATGGATCAACGAAACACGCACCGATTCTGCAATATCCGTATTCTGCCGATCTATACCGGAAAATATCCAAGGATTTCCTATCGAGTTTCGACCGATTAAAACTCCGTCGACTCCATAGGCGTTTTTTTTATGCAACGCATCCGAATAGGAAACTACATCTCCGTTACCGAAAATCGGAACGCTTCTAGCCGCTTTTATATCGGCAATCGCATCCCAGTCGGCTTTTCCGGAATAACCCATTTCTTTCGTACGACCATGAACTGAAATAGCTTGCACACCGGATTCTTCCAGAA from Leptospira fainei serovar Hurstbridge str. BUT 6 includes the following:
- a CDS encoding nucleoside triphosphate pyrophosphatase, whose translation is MLILRSRSPRRREVFDALGLLYSVDAYDIDESSFEREDSLEYLKRITIAKLGPGLRNTLDVQVSADTIVVRDGAILQKPSDEADAISMLSSLVDRKHQVFSGMAIRNRDREIFDYDVSEVFFLPWNQDEILDYVRRNKPYDKAGAYGIQDPGSPVRSFTGSYTNILGFPIRKFFQYHSIWADFLGKKG
- the holA gene encoding DNA polymerase III subunit delta, translating into MASSTRESFSPSYENLLDFLHKAKGGIEKLPQVLFVVSEDSYEFGLVSDLYREAFRKSGDAFEVVVFVSEPGDLEAFQNEAMNLDMFAARKLFVIKSGTDFFKPLLGKGKSKLGVKTQFSSLPESVKVLVHYDHWDISKELISLFGQEAKYFKSGKIYPDKRRDAVLRACKEADVRLDDQAEEEFILRVNPSAGSYLKNLEKLRLYLGKKSFKLEDLKEVLFQSSEFSAPEILDFFFERDSLRFAKEFSKFKIGKDSLLLFLSLLKDHTDRLRKFKVISRHYENVLSEKEQSDLLEMQNYSPGRKSHMLRRLRKENSAFSDKDILELYEFITEINRKIKTGAEKEDTVYYFLRRVENFFRRQDRTVQIR
- a CDS encoding AAA-type ATPase lid domain-containing protein, with translation MEDFEFVALSPVTKKLLDRIRQTSASELPVLVLGEAGTGKSYIGRLFHSLSKSQFPGFLSVDFGLVESEQEATEIFSNLEGKDRNLILIEGFSKLGNNNQVRLLQKIRSEKGRNRYILAETPSLNEKVRQGILQESLLLEIQTLQVQLPCLRDRKEDIPPLVRFFLEEVGRRYNRKSIKISEKLGNFLLEYDYPGNLHQLRNLLEGMVSMHNTKTLDLKHLPPELFETQYRNENGLEVRTGIPLRDYEREIIRKNLRLVNGNREKAARILGISERTIYRKITEFELYDPDDEKNSPPS
- a CDS encoding LIC10012 family protein, translated to MSKNFCIICATLLILPVSDAIATTIAFLPGHWEGIAPQSIEGTGEKPFELSRLGQFYASKAYLVKIRDTFRDQKDPDAVEYLRAQLSKDQFREACLRFKTDYVVRDNVEIQTKIRIDRFVFDCNLSRWEEFSSVGKRDLFEIYEKLTQESFPFVPKKRIKELINKKINTPKIQIFLVDGSFSFAPERKEFMSQIDAFSWRPETRFRLAVFGEGGFSKVFPESSRTELRNQWKDWKPTGKSMTTDLGNSLVRLRRILVSEDKMGTKPDLSVIILTNAKEGKNDSSYPAAIEALKQIGSKVTILYSAYSGPESRRVHKDATSRGAEFREVTYFQRIVTPRDSKTLVFQGGRLFTTQQVLDPSAEIDESVLEKVEMSGSYLAGEFLNPWALSEIYEKIRNEKVISSEPVRSNFSLLFAKSVSNSAKDQVANSGKKALIKTKGKAFWMQFPTFFELSEGKKGVWKVTFLSSAFSSEGVEVLPESVEAYPYSPPKTLDCDPSTVRNYFQNTEKSKFDCLVRGEILELSRP
- a CDS encoding lipoprotein LipL21, which gives rise to MIKKLIAISLAAVLFSYCGPNTAQKDATSVGDGGWSFEGWGGPPEQRNDGKTPKDTNPKDYYYMKFSSRASAKAVAKKSPAMMQSTCREASRLQGASDVVKKMVGETVESASGVSDGEATANVIVSQSAGIVKGVGVYECKATGAGSDPKDVSKDNWEECQCVIYAKFPGGRDALVAKAQEVGK
- the lenA gene encoding lipoprotein LenA, with protein sequence MKITSNILGALAVFSILTLAACKKEIPSQQNQIVGTKYSGWDQWIYKNPGSTSKADQTSLVYGMEEVSGIEIVTHEETDKKGNKIVTEYLKLKTVDNKEGFAPAKNFFDAILFVVSEGDQTFAKNSLTSPSKGKLQRGMYCLEVEASGDFAKVRCYGSIVKGGKLTDIHDVWIQPASPNISKDPLLGDSLRNLRSASAKLIESAKTSETAKQEELKSSAMKLLKSVAEKGDQFLEDANAIATEYGLTLNEQ
- a CDS encoding tRNA dihydrouridine synthase, encoding MIRIGSVEIPGWLAMSPMAGISDSPTRTMARRFGSAFSYTEFVSTDNLAVGSKKAISLLRFREEERPVSFQIFGNTLEIIVEAAKRIRELNPDIIDLNMGCPTKNVSMRGSGVGLLRKPVYAGKIIEALRKSLDVPVTAKIRLGWDDTSRNYMEVSRILEESGVQAISVHGRTKEMGYSGKADWDAIADIKAARSVPIFGNGDVVSYSDALHKKNAYGVDGVLIGRNSIGNPWIFSGIDRQNTDIAESVRVSLIHLRLMIETFGEKFGVILFRKHLVRYFQGKEHFHPVRVELLKEENFERIQSLLLTLESSFIKTSVA